The following are encoded in a window of Alkalibacter saccharofermentans DSM 14828 genomic DNA:
- the ychF gene encoding redox-regulated ATPase YchF: MEIGIVGLPNVGKSTLFNAITQAGAESANYPFCTIEPNVGVVAVPDERLEKLASLYNSEKVIPTAIEFVDIAGLVKGASKGEGLGNKFLSHIREVDAIAHVVRCFEDDNVVHVEGSVGPLRDIETINIELIFADLDVVEKRLLKNKKLVKSGTKEQLLEIEVLNKVKGLLEDNKLVRPIHFTDEEWDIIKSFQLLTSKPMLYVANVSEDDLAEEDNELVKELKAYADEEGSQVIKVCARIEEEISQLPPEEKGEFLEELGLKESGLDKIIKAGYKLLGLITYLTAGPKEVRAWTITEGTKAPGAAGKIHTDFEKGFIRAEVTAFDKLMEAGSDVKSKEMGWTRSEGKEYVVKDGDVILFRFNV, translated from the coding sequence ATGGAAATAGGAATCGTAGGGCTGCCTAACGTAGGCAAAAGCACCCTTTTTAATGCTATAACACAGGCGGGAGCGGAGTCTGCAAACTACCCCTTCTGTACTATCGAACCAAACGTGGGAGTAGTTGCAGTGCCGGATGAAAGGCTTGAGAAGCTTGCATCTCTATACAATTCAGAAAAGGTAATACCCACAGCAATCGAATTTGTAGATATTGCCGGCTTGGTTAAGGGAGCCAGCAAAGGAGAAGGACTGGGCAACAAGTTTTTATCTCATATTCGTGAAGTAGATGCCATAGCCCATGTGGTAAGATGCTTCGAAGACGACAATGTGGTGCATGTAGAAGGCAGCGTAGGACCTCTTAGAGATATCGAGACAATAAATATCGAGCTGATCTTTGCTGATTTGGACGTTGTTGAAAAGAGACTCTTGAAAAACAAAAAGCTAGTTAAATCCGGCACTAAAGAGCAGCTTTTAGAGATTGAAGTATTAAACAAGGTAAAAGGGCTCTTGGAGGATAACAAGCTGGTAAGGCCTATTCACTTTACAGATGAGGAATGGGACATCATAAAGAGCTTTCAGCTCCTTACGTCAAAGCCTATGCTTTATGTCGCCAATGTGTCGGAGGACGACCTTGCAGAAGAAGACAACGAACTTGTAAAAGAGCTTAAGGCTTATGCTGACGAAGAAGGCAGCCAGGTGATTAAGGTATGTGCCAGAATCGAAGAGGAGATTTCCCAGCTGCCACCAGAGGAAAAGGGAGAATTTTTGGAGGAACTTGGCTTAAAGGAATCGGGCCTAGACAAGATCATAAAAGCGGGATATAAGCTTCTTGGGCTAATAACCTATCTCACCGCAGGTCCTAAGGAAGTGAGAGCGTGGACTATAACCGAAGGCACAAAGGCTCCGGGAGCGGCAGGAAAGATCCACACCGACTTCGAAAAAGGTTTCATTAGGGCAGAGGTGACCGCCTTTGACAAGCTGATGGAAGCGGGGTCGGATGTCAAGTCTAAGGAAATGGGATGGACCCGTTCGGAGGGCAAGGAATACGTCGTAAAAGACGGAGATGTGATCTTGTTTAGATTCAACGTTTAG